In Nocardioides dokdonensis FR1436, the following are encoded in one genomic region:
- a CDS encoding acyl-CoA dehydrogenase family protein: MTSTHAFTESEERQELRKAVAKLAGKYGRDYFVAQARSGEKTTELWLDIAKHGFLGVNIPEEYGGGGGGIGDIAAVCEELAAQGCPLLLMVVSPAICGTIISRYGTEAQKQKWLPGLCDGTGTMAFAITEPDAGTNSHNISTTARRDGDGWLLTGRKIWISGVDEADNVLVVARTEDARTGRLKPCLFVVPTDAEGFEANVIPMELVSPENQFQVFMDDVRLPADALVGDEDGGLVQLFAGLNPERIMAAAFSTGLARFALGKAAAYAKERAVFGQPIGAHQAIAHPLAQSHIEIEMARLMNQKAAALLDAGDDMAAGEAANMAKYAAAEAACDVVDRAVQTHGGNGISQEYGMAALLVATRVGRIAPVSREMVLNFVAMHSLGLPKSY; this comes from the coding sequence ATGACGAGCACGCACGCGTTCACCGAGTCCGAGGAGCGCCAGGAGCTCCGCAAGGCGGTCGCCAAGCTGGCCGGCAAGTACGGCCGCGACTACTTCGTGGCCCAGGCTCGCTCCGGGGAGAAGACCACCGAGCTGTGGCTCGACATCGCCAAGCACGGCTTCCTCGGCGTCAACATCCCCGAGGAGTACGGCGGCGGCGGCGGCGGGATCGGCGACATCGCGGCGGTGTGCGAGGAGCTCGCGGCGCAGGGCTGCCCGCTGCTGCTGATGGTCGTCAGCCCGGCGATCTGCGGCACCATCATCAGCCGCTACGGCACCGAGGCGCAGAAGCAGAAGTGGCTGCCCGGCCTGTGCGACGGCACCGGCACGATGGCGTTCGCGATCACCGAGCCCGACGCCGGCACCAACAGCCACAACATCAGCACCACCGCGCGCCGGGACGGCGACGGGTGGCTGCTCACCGGCCGCAAGATCTGGATCTCGGGGGTCGACGAGGCCGACAACGTGCTGGTCGTGGCGCGCACCGAGGACGCCAGGACCGGGCGGCTCAAGCCGTGCCTCTTCGTGGTCCCCACCGACGCCGAGGGCTTCGAGGCGAACGTGATCCCGATGGAGCTCGTCAGCCCGGAGAACCAGTTCCAGGTCTTCATGGACGACGTGCGGCTCCCGGCGGACGCCCTGGTCGGCGACGAGGACGGCGGGCTGGTCCAGCTGTTCGCGGGGCTGAACCCCGAGCGGATCATGGCGGCGGCCTTCTCCACGGGCCTGGCGCGCTTCGCGCTGGGCAAGGCGGCGGCGTACGCGAAGGAGCGCGCGGTCTTCGGTCAGCCGATCGGCGCGCACCAGGCGATCGCGCACCCGCTGGCGCAGAGCCACATCGAGATCGAGATGGCGCGGCTGATGAACCAGAAGGCCGCAGCCCTGCTCGACGCCGGCGACGACATGGCCGCGGGCGAGGCCGCGAACATGGCCAAGTACGCCGCCGCCGAGGCGGCCTGCGACGTCGTGGACCGCGCGGTGCAGACCCACGGAGGCAACGGGATCAGCCAGGAGTACGGCATGGCGGCCCTGCTCGTGGCCACCCGCGTCGGCCGGATCGCGCCGGTCAGTCGCGAGATGGTGCTCAACTTCGTCGCGATGCATTCGCTGGGGCTGCCCAAGTCCTACTAG
- a CDS encoding acetyl/propionyl/methylcrotonyl-CoA carboxylase subunit alpha, which yields MINRLLVANRAEIASRVFRTCRALGIETVAVHSDADADLPYVAEADAAVRLPGHAPAETYLRSDLVLEAARAAGADAIHPGYGFLSENADFARAVEAAGLTWVGPAPESIEQMGSKIESKKLMEAAGVPVLTNHGVETATEADLPLIVKASAGGGGRGMRIVRTLADLPGEVAKATAEAESAFGDGTVFIETYVERGRHVEVQVLGDGRGGAVAVGERDCSLQRRHQKVVEESPAPGLAPEVAAAMHAAAVAAAQAIDYRGAGTVEFLYDPDTERFFFLEMNTRLQVEHPVTELVHGLDLVDQQLAIAEGGDLPEVAASQGHAIEVRLYAEDPAADYQPQSGLLTRFEIPGAHGEEPGVRVDSGFATGSVVSTHYDAMLAKVVVHAATREAAARRLAGMLSRARIHGLVTNRTLLVAALRDPDFLAGRISTRFLDEHPGLFAGAEDDPGAPVAAALALAERARTERTVQHGAPVAWRNVVAAPQRTELRRGGEHTEPVLVEWRGGRDGFTVEGCTVVGVSTGSTDGCAVTLERDGVRTTYDVTVSGPTHEAVLDVDSPRGHLRLVRVPRFTDPADAVASGSLLAPMPGSVIKVLVAQGDAVSAGQPVLVLEAMKMQHTVSAPTDGVVTQLDVQPGAQVASGEVLAVVEEQA from the coding sequence ATGATCAACCGACTGCTGGTCGCCAACCGCGCCGAGATCGCCTCGCGGGTCTTCCGGACCTGCCGCGCCCTCGGCATCGAGACCGTCGCCGTGCACTCCGACGCCGACGCCGACCTGCCCTACGTCGCCGAGGCCGATGCCGCCGTCCGGCTGCCCGGTCACGCGCCCGCCGAGACCTACCTGCGCTCCGACCTCGTCCTCGAGGCGGCGCGGGCGGCGGGTGCCGACGCGATCCACCCCGGCTACGGCTTCCTGTCCGAGAACGCCGACTTCGCCCGCGCCGTCGAGGCGGCCGGGCTGACCTGGGTCGGTCCGGCGCCGGAGTCCATCGAGCAGATGGGCTCGAAGATCGAGTCCAAGAAGCTGATGGAGGCGGCCGGGGTCCCGGTGCTGACCAACCACGGCGTCGAGACCGCGACCGAGGCCGACCTGCCCCTGATCGTCAAGGCCTCCGCGGGCGGCGGTGGGCGGGGCATGCGGATCGTGCGCACCCTCGCCGACCTGCCCGGAGAGGTCGCGAAGGCCACGGCCGAGGCGGAGTCGGCGTTCGGGGACGGGACCGTGTTCATCGAGACCTACGTCGAGCGCGGGCGCCACGTCGAGGTGCAGGTGCTCGGTGACGGCCGCGGGGGCGCGGTCGCGGTCGGCGAGCGGGACTGCTCGCTGCAGCGCCGGCACCAGAAGGTCGTCGAGGAGTCCCCGGCCCCCGGGCTGGCCCCCGAGGTCGCTGCCGCGATGCACGCGGCGGCGGTCGCCGCCGCGCAGGCCATCGACTACCGCGGCGCGGGCACCGTGGAGTTCCTCTACGACCCCGACACCGAGCGATTCTTCTTCCTGGAGATGAACACCCGGCTCCAGGTCGAGCACCCGGTCACCGAGCTGGTGCACGGCCTCGACCTGGTCGACCAGCAGCTGGCGATCGCCGAGGGCGGCGACCTGCCCGAGGTGGCGGCGAGCCAGGGTCACGCGATCGAGGTCCGGCTCTACGCCGAGGACCCGGCCGCCGACTACCAGCCGCAGAGCGGCCTGCTGACCCGCTTCGAGATCCCCGGGGCGCACGGCGAGGAGCCGGGCGTGCGCGTCGACTCCGGCTTCGCGACCGGCTCGGTGGTCTCCACGCACTACGACGCGATGCTGGCCAAGGTGGTCGTGCACGCCGCGACCCGCGAGGCCGCCGCCCGCCGACTGGCCGGGATGCTCTCCCGGGCCCGGATCCACGGTCTGGTCACCAACCGCACGCTGCTGGTCGCGGCGCTGCGTGACCCGGACTTCCTCGCGGGCCGGATCAGCACCCGGTTCCTCGACGAGCACCCGGGGCTGTTCGCCGGCGCCGAGGACGACCCGGGCGCACCCGTGGCCGCGGCGCTCGCCCTGGCCGAGCGGGCCCGCACCGAGCGCACCGTCCAGCACGGCGCGCCCGTCGCGTGGCGCAACGTGGTCGCCGCGCCGCAGCGCACCGAGCTCCGGCGCGGGGGCGAGCACACGGAGCCGGTCCTCGTCGAGTGGCGGGGTGGTCGCGACGGCTTCACCGTCGAGGGCTGCACCGTGGTCGGGGTCTCGACGGGCTCGACCGACGGGTGTGCGGTGACCCTCGAGCGCGACGGGGTGCGCACGACGTACGACGTCACGGTGAGCGGGCCGACCCACGAGGCGGTGCTCGACGTCGACTCCCCGCGCGGGCACCTGCGCCTGGTCCGGGTGCCCCGGTTCACCGACCCGGCCGACGCCGTGGCCTCCGGGAGCCTGCTCGCGCCGATGCCCGGCAGCGTCATCAAGGTGCTGGTCGCGCAGGGCGACGCGGTCAGCGCCGGTCAGCCGGTGCTGGTGCTCGAGGCGATGAAGATGCAGCACACCGTCAGCGCGCCCACCGACGGCGTGGTGACCCAGCTCGACGTACAGCCCGGTGCGCAGGTCGCGTCCGGAGAGGTTCTGGCAGTAGTGGAGGAGCAGGCATGA
- a CDS encoding acyl-CoA carboxylase subunit beta: MLEKLSSLEAEQAKAVAGGGERSVARHHQRGKLLPRERIELLVDEGSAFLELSPLAGWGSDFAVGASVVTGIGVVEGVECMISANDPTVKGGASNPWTVKKIFRAAQIAEENGLPTISLVESGGADLPTQKEIFIPGGKLFRDLTRASARKEPTIALVFGNSTAGGAYVPGMSDYTVMVKEQAKVFLGGPPLVKMATGEESDDESLGGAEMHARTSGLADYLAEDERDAIRLGRRIVARLKRKRPPTGSSDGVPAYAEPDADPEELLDLIPADLKEPFDPRDVIARICDGTGPGNTVAFDEFKPLYGTSLVTGWARLHGRPIGILANAQGVLFSEEAQKATQFVQLANQSDTPLLFLHNTTGYMVGKEYEQGGIIKHGAMMINAISNSSVPHLTVVLGASYGAGNYGMNGRAYDPRFLFTWPSAKSSVMGPAQLAGVLEIVAQQSAESKGEVFDAEGFKAVKEIVEAQIEEQSLPHFLSGMLYDDGVIDPRDTRTVLGICLSVIENKPWTGAAGYGVFRM; the protein is encoded by the coding sequence ATGCTCGAGAAGCTGTCGTCGCTGGAGGCGGAGCAGGCCAAGGCCGTGGCCGGCGGCGGCGAGCGCTCGGTGGCCCGCCACCACCAGCGCGGCAAGCTGCTGCCCCGCGAACGCATCGAGCTGCTCGTCGACGAGGGCTCGGCGTTCCTGGAGCTGTCCCCGCTGGCCGGCTGGGGCTCCGACTTCGCCGTCGGCGCCTCCGTCGTCACGGGCATCGGCGTCGTCGAGGGCGTCGAGTGCATGATCAGCGCCAACGACCCGACCGTGAAGGGGGGCGCGAGCAACCCGTGGACGGTCAAGAAGATCTTCCGGGCCGCCCAGATCGCGGAGGAGAACGGGCTGCCGACGATCTCGCTGGTGGAGTCCGGCGGTGCCGACCTGCCCACGCAGAAGGAGATCTTCATCCCGGGCGGCAAGCTCTTCCGGGACCTGACCCGCGCCAGCGCGCGCAAGGAGCCGACGATCGCGCTGGTCTTCGGCAACTCGACCGCCGGCGGGGCGTACGTCCCCGGCATGAGCGACTACACGGTGATGGTCAAGGAGCAGGCCAAGGTCTTCCTCGGTGGCCCGCCGCTGGTGAAGATGGCCACCGGTGAGGAGTCCGACGACGAGTCGTTGGGCGGCGCCGAGATGCACGCGCGCACCTCGGGCCTGGCCGACTACCTCGCCGAGGACGAGCGCGACGCGATCCGGCTCGGGCGGCGGATCGTGGCCCGGCTCAAGCGCAAGCGGCCCCCGACGGGCTCGTCCGACGGGGTGCCGGCGTACGCCGAGCCCGACGCCGACCCCGAGGAGCTGCTCGACCTCATCCCGGCCGACCTCAAGGAGCCCTTCGACCCGCGCGACGTGATCGCGCGGATCTGCGACGGCACCGGACCCGGCAACACGGTCGCCTTCGACGAGTTCAAGCCGCTCTACGGCACGTCGCTGGTCACCGGCTGGGCCCGCCTGCACGGGCGCCCGATCGGCATCCTGGCCAACGCCCAGGGCGTGCTGTTCAGCGAGGAGGCCCAGAAGGCCACCCAGTTCGTGCAGCTGGCCAACCAGTCCGACACGCCGCTGCTGTTCCTGCACAACACCACCGGCTACATGGTCGGCAAGGAGTACGAGCAGGGCGGGATCATCAAGCACGGCGCGATGATGATCAACGCGATCTCCAACTCGTCGGTGCCGCACCTGACCGTGGTGCTGGGCGCCTCCTACGGCGCCGGCAACTACGGCATGAACGGGCGCGCCTACGACCCGCGCTTCCTGTTCACCTGGCCGTCGGCCAAGTCTTCGGTGATGGGCCCGGCCCAGCTCGCCGGGGTGCTGGAGATCGTGGCCCAGCAGTCCGCGGAGTCCAAGGGCGAGGTGTTCGACGCCGAGGGCTTCAAGGCCGTCAAGGAGATCGTCGAGGCCCAGATCGAGGAGCAGTCCCTGCCGCACTTCCTGTCCGGGATGCTCTACGACGACGGGGTCATCGACCCCCGCGACACCCGCACCGTCCTGGGCATCTGCCTGTCCGTGATCGAGAACAAGCCCTGGACCGGCGCCGCCGGCTACGGCGTCTTCAGGATGTGA
- a CDS encoding SRPBCC family protein — MALIPPMTGEVTIPMKASPEEVWSLVSDVTRIGEFSPETFEARWTRGSTGPAVGASFKGHVKRNGVGPTYWSPCQVTACEEPRLFEFSVGTDDVTVNNWGYRIEPDGSGGSIVTEYFRLSAALPFRLYWLFLGRLRARTNEKGMRTTLERMKAVLES; from the coding sequence ATGGCCCTGATCCCCCCGATGACCGGCGAGGTCACGATCCCGATGAAGGCGAGTCCCGAGGAGGTGTGGTCGCTGGTCAGCGACGTGACCCGCATCGGTGAGTTCTCGCCCGAGACCTTCGAGGCCCGCTGGACCCGTGGCTCGACCGGCCCCGCGGTCGGCGCGAGCTTCAAGGGCCACGTCAAGCGCAACGGCGTGGGGCCGACGTACTGGTCGCCGTGCCAGGTGACGGCGTGCGAGGAGCCGCGGCTCTTCGAGTTCAGCGTCGGCACCGACGACGTCACGGTGAACAACTGGGGCTACCGCATCGAGCCGGACGGGTCGGGCGGCTCGATCGTCACCGAGTACTTCCGCCTCTCCGCGGCCCTGCCGTTCCGCCTCTACTGGCTGTTCCTGGGCCGGCTGCGGGCTCGGACCAACGAGAAGGGGATGCGCACCACCTTGGAGCGGATGAAGGCGGTGCTGGAGTCGTGA
- a CDS encoding acyl-CoA dehydrogenase family protein yields the protein MSEIRELGAEFARREVAPHLQEWEDAGSIPRALHAAAAKQGLLGLTFPAEVGGEGGSMLDSVDLQEGMLSAGASSGLLAGLFTSGIALPHMVAAAQRGEGGSDLVDRFVRPTLAGEMIGSLAITEPGGGSDVAGLRTTAVRDGDHYVVNGAKTFITSGVRADFVTTAVRTGEPGHGGVSLLVVEAGTPGFTVDRSLRKMGWHCSDTAELSYVDVRVPVANLVGAENSGFYQIAEQFVSERIALAVHAYGIAARSLELTAAYCQERQTFGKPLVANQVVRHQLVEMHRQVEVARTYTRTLVERGATVAEACLAKQTACHAATYVCDQAVQLHGGTGYMHGTEVERHYRDARILPIGGGATEVLTDLAAKLLGYAPTRSTS from the coding sequence ATGTCGGAGATCCGCGAGCTCGGTGCGGAGTTCGCCCGCCGCGAGGTGGCGCCGCACCTGCAGGAGTGGGAGGACGCCGGCAGCATCCCCCGCGCGCTGCACGCGGCCGCTGCGAAGCAGGGGCTGCTCGGGCTGACGTTCCCCGCCGAGGTCGGTGGCGAGGGGGGCAGCATGCTCGACTCCGTCGACCTCCAGGAGGGGATGCTGTCGGCCGGCGCGTCCAGCGGGTTGCTGGCCGGGCTGTTCACCAGCGGCATCGCCCTGCCGCACATGGTCGCCGCCGCGCAGCGCGGCGAGGGCGGCAGCGACCTCGTCGACCGCTTCGTGCGCCCGACCCTGGCCGGGGAGATGATCGGCTCGCTCGCGATCACCGAGCCCGGCGGCGGCTCCGACGTCGCCGGCCTGCGCACCACCGCCGTCAGGGACGGCGACCACTACGTCGTCAACGGCGCGAAGACCTTCATCACCTCCGGGGTGCGGGCCGACTTCGTGACCACCGCGGTGCGCACCGGCGAGCCCGGCCACGGCGGCGTCAGCCTGCTCGTCGTGGAGGCGGGCACGCCCGGCTTCACCGTCGACCGCTCGCTGCGCAAGATGGGCTGGCACTGCTCCGACACCGCCGAGCTGTCCTACGTCGACGTGCGGGTCCCGGTCGCCAACCTGGTCGGCGCCGAGAACTCCGGCTTCTACCAGATCGCCGAGCAGTTCGTCTCCGAGCGGATCGCCCTCGCGGTGCACGCCTACGGCATCGCCGCACGCAGCCTCGAGCTGACCGCGGCGTACTGCCAGGAGCGCCAGACGTTCGGCAAGCCGCTGGTGGCCAACCAGGTGGTGCGCCACCAGCTCGTCGAGATGCACCGCCAGGTCGAGGTCGCGCGCACCTACACCCGCACCCTCGTCGAGCGCGGCGCCACGGTCGCCGAGGCGTGCCTGGCCAAGCAGACCGCGTGCCACGCGGCGACCTACGTGTGCGACCAGGCCGTGCAGCTGCACGGCGGCACCGGCTACATGCACGGCACCGAGGTGGAGCGGCACTACCGCGACGCCCGCATCCTGCCCATCGGCGGCGGCGCGACCGAGGTCCTCACCGACCTCGCCGCCAAGCTGCTGGGCTACGCACCGACGAGGAGCACCAGCTGA
- a CDS encoding acyclic terpene utilization AtuA family protein: MTPHLLVGNCSGFYGDRISAMREMLEGSLEDGRTLDVLTGDYLAELTMLILGKDTMKDPALGYARTHLRQLEDCLGLALERGTRIVSNAGGLNPAGLAAKVREVAQGLGLDVSVAHVEGDDLRERAAELGFEGALTANAYLGGFGIARALAAGADVVVTGRVTDASLVVGPAAAHFGWTPEQHHELAGAVVVGHVLECGTQATGGNFSGFRDLARAGVDLSVPLGFPVAEIEADGSSTITKQAGTGGAVTVDTVTAQLVYEIQSTRYLNPDVTTHLDTVRLEQTGPDRVRISDVVGSAPPERLKVCVNELGGWRNSIELVLTGLDIEAKADWVREQLSPRLAAESVTWNRAAGSSLDADTEEGASVLLRCTVKDSEPGPVAKAFTGPAVELALASYPGFTLTGPPGQPTPYGVYRAAYVDRSAVEHVVVLPDGTREVVADPTSFTEADHTVGLRPSPYPAPADTLNRRLPLGTFVHARSGDKGGDANLGLWVAHDGSPHYAARVTWLTKLISPRKVRELLPEAAALPDDAIEVHVLPTLGAVNVVLKGLLGEGVASSTRFDPQAKGLGEWARARTVHVQEGLL; the protein is encoded by the coding sequence ATGACCCCGCACCTGCTGGTCGGCAACTGCTCCGGCTTCTACGGCGACCGGATCTCCGCGATGCGCGAGATGCTCGAAGGCAGCCTGGAGGACGGGCGCACCCTCGACGTGCTCACCGGCGACTACCTGGCCGAGCTGACCATGCTGATCCTCGGCAAGGACACGATGAAGGACCCCGCGCTCGGCTACGCACGCACCCACCTGCGCCAGCTCGAGGACTGCCTGGGCCTGGCCCTGGAGCGCGGCACCCGGATCGTCAGCAACGCCGGCGGCCTCAACCCCGCCGGGCTCGCGGCCAAGGTCCGCGAGGTCGCGCAGGGTCTCGGCCTCGACGTGTCCGTGGCCCACGTGGAGGGCGACGACCTGCGCGAGCGGGCCGCCGAGCTCGGCTTCGAGGGCGCCCTGACCGCCAACGCCTACCTGGGCGGCTTCGGCATCGCCCGCGCCCTGGCGGCCGGCGCCGACGTCGTGGTCACCGGCCGCGTCACCGACGCCTCCCTGGTCGTCGGCCCCGCCGCCGCCCACTTCGGGTGGACGCCCGAGCAGCACCACGAGCTCGCCGGGGCGGTGGTCGTGGGGCACGTGCTCGAGTGCGGCACCCAGGCCACGGGCGGCAACTTCAGCGGCTTCCGCGACCTCGCCCGCGCCGGCGTCGACCTGTCGGTGCCGCTGGGCTTCCCGGTCGCCGAGATCGAGGCCGACGGCTCCAGCACGATCACCAAGCAGGCCGGCACCGGCGGCGCGGTCACCGTCGACACCGTCACCGCGCAGCTGGTCTACGAGATCCAGTCGACCCGCTACCTCAACCCCGACGTCACCACCCACCTCGACACGGTGCGCCTCGAGCAGACCGGCCCCGACCGGGTCCGGATCAGCGACGTGGTCGGCTCGGCGCCGCCGGAGCGGCTCAAGGTCTGCGTCAACGAGCTCGGCGGCTGGCGCAACAGCATCGAGCTGGTGCTGACCGGTCTCGACATCGAGGCCAAGGCCGACTGGGTGCGCGAGCAGCTGTCCCCGCGCCTGGCCGCGGAGTCCGTCACGTGGAACCGCGCCGCCGGCTCCAGCCTCGACGCCGACACCGAGGAGGGTGCGTCGGTGCTGCTGCGCTGCACGGTCAAGGACAGCGAGCCGGGTCCCGTCGCCAAGGCCTTCACCGGCCCGGCGGTCGAGCTCGCGCTCGCCTCCTACCCCGGGTTCACCCTGACCGGACCACCCGGCCAGCCCACGCCGTACGGCGTGTACCGGGCGGCGTACGTCGACCGGTCGGCCGTCGAGCACGTCGTGGTGCTGCCCGACGGGACCCGTGAGGTCGTCGCGGACCCGACGTCGTTCACCGAGGCCGACCACACCGTGGGGCTGCGACCCTCGCCGTACCCCGCCCCCGCGGACACGCTCAACCGCCGGCTGCCGCTGGGCACCTTCGTGCACGCGCGCTCCGGCGACAAGGGCGGCGACGCCAACCTGGGGCTGTGGGTGGCCCACGACGGCTCGCCGCACTACGCGGCGCGGGTGACCTGGCTGACCAAGCTGATCAGCCCGCGCAAGGTGCGCGAGCTGCTGCCCGAGGCCGCCGCGCTGCCCGACGACGCGATCGAGGTGCACGTGCTGCCCACCCTGGGTGCCGTCAACGTCGTGCTGAAGGGACTCCTCGGCGAGGGCGTGGCCTCCTCGACCCGCTTCGACCCGCAGGCCAAGGGCCTGGGCGAGTGGGCCCGCGCCCGCACCGTCCACGTGCAGGAGGGGCTGCTCTGA
- a CDS encoding TIGR03084 family metal-binding protein: MSDLLEALLGDLRAEGDQLWSAVAGLDAEAWATPTPAPGWSVATQVAHLAWTDEVAALAARSGTPEGKAAWDDVVLAAIGDPEGFVDTSAHEAARLTPQALLARWGTAREALTTALREVPAGEKMPWFGPPMSPTSMGTARFMETWAHALDVYDALVPLGLATRPEPSDRIRHVAHLGVRTRDFSYSVHAEQPPAEQFRVQLVSPSGETWAWGPEEATQTVTGSAYDFCLLVTQRVHRDDTDLVATGADAEHWLTIAQAFAGPAGPGRETR; this comes from the coding sequence ATGAGTGACCTGCTCGAGGCCCTGCTGGGCGACCTGCGTGCGGAGGGCGACCAGCTCTGGTCGGCGGTGGCCGGCCTGGACGCCGAGGCCTGGGCCACGCCCACCCCCGCACCCGGGTGGAGCGTGGCCACCCAGGTGGCGCACCTCGCCTGGACCGACGAGGTCGCCGCCCTCGCTGCGCGCAGCGGCACCCCCGAGGGCAAGGCCGCCTGGGACGACGTCGTGCTGGCCGCCATCGGCGACCCGGAGGGGTTCGTCGACACGAGCGCCCACGAGGCGGCCCGACTGACCCCCCAGGCGCTGCTGGCGCGGTGGGGCACGGCGCGCGAGGCGCTGACCACCGCGCTGCGCGAGGTGCCGGCAGGGGAGAAGATGCCCTGGTTCGGGCCGCCGATGTCGCCCACCTCGATGGGCACGGCGCGCTTCATGGAGACCTGGGCGCACGCGCTCGACGTGTACGACGCCCTCGTGCCGCTCGGCCTCGCCACCCGCCCCGAGCCCAGCGACCGCATCCGCCACGTGGCGCACCTCGGAGTGCGCACGCGGGACTTCTCCTACAGCGTGCACGCCGAGCAGCCGCCCGCGGAGCAGTTCCGGGTGCAGCTCGTCTCGCCCTCCGGCGAGACCTGGGCCTGGGGCCCGGAGGAGGCCACGCAGACGGTGACGGGGTCGGCGTACGACTTCTGCCTGCTGGTCACCCAGCGCGTGCACCGCGACGACACCGATCTGGTGGCCACCGGTGCCGACGCCGAGCACTGGCTCACCATCGCTCAGGCCTTCGCCGGCCCCGCCGGACCTGGCAGGGAGACCCGATGA
- a CDS encoding TetR/AcrR family transcriptional regulator, translating to MTETPARVPQGERTRLMRARLLDATVDLLVERGFAGTTTTLVSERAGVSRGAQLHHFPTKNDLVVAAVEHLTEVRGAELAAAAAALPPDVPRTRGVLQVLGDHFTSPVFVAALELWVAARTDPGLQASLGPLEQKVGRETHRLTVELLDADESVEGVRELVQATLDLVRGLGLANTISDDAARRARILDRWAHTLDTTLTRRQR from the coding sequence GTGACCGAGACCCCCGCCCGCGTGCCCCAGGGGGAGCGCACCCGGTTGATGCGGGCGCGGCTGCTGGACGCGACTGTCGACCTGCTGGTCGAGCGCGGCTTCGCGGGCACCACGACCACGCTGGTCAGCGAGCGGGCGGGGGTCAGCCGGGGTGCCCAGCTGCACCACTTCCCGACCAAGAACGACCTGGTCGTGGCGGCGGTCGAGCACCTGACTGAGGTCCGGGGTGCTGAGCTGGCCGCCGCCGCCGCGGCGCTCCCGCCCGACGTGCCCCGCACCCGCGGGGTGCTGCAGGTGCTGGGCGACCACTTCACCTCCCCGGTGTTCGTGGCCGCGCTCGAGCTGTGGGTCGCCGCCCGGACCGACCCGGGCCTCCAGGCCTCGTTGGGGCCGCTGGAGCAGAAGGTCGGTCGCGAGACGCACCGGCTGACCGTCGAGCTGCTCGACGCCGACGAGTCCGTCGAGGGCGTGCGCGAGCTCGTGCAGGCCACCCTCGACCTGGTCCGCGGCCTGGGCCTGGCCAACACCATCAGCGACGACGCCGCCCGGCGCGCCCGGATCCTGGACCGCTGGGCGCACACGCTCGACACCACCTTGACGAGGAGACAGCGATGA
- a CDS encoding tyrosine-type recombinase/integrase — protein sequence MARLGVPLVDDYLEFLEGRCRPNTVLAAAYDLRVFFAVVAKPAHEVRACDVLGFITAQRTGRTSTEALQPVGEDDGTVGVSMSTVARRLSIISGFFAYLQARGDITANPVPRGLPTRRERSRPGQGVPLTRRTRRLPRILTPLEVDQLTAALRTHRDRAMVAAMVFGGLRRCEVLGLRLEDLRVAERRVFIADGKGGHQRLVPVSSRFFATLAAYLDTERPADADTDRVFVVLKGPTRGRALSVRGLDEVLAGAKRRAGLAHATCHELRHTCLTRLREAGMALEAVQAQAGHASIESTRIYLHLADDWLAAQYRKAAEVLDAQLYAGHQDPTGGSTR from the coding sequence GTGGCCCGGCTCGGGGTGCCGCTGGTCGATGACTACCTGGAGTTCCTGGAGGGGCGGTGTAGACCGAACACGGTGCTGGCTGCGGCCTATGACCTGCGGGTGTTCTTCGCGGTGGTGGCCAAGCCGGCCCACGAGGTCCGTGCCTGCGACGTGCTCGGTTTCATCACCGCTCAGCGCACCGGTCGCACCAGCACCGAGGCGCTGCAGCCGGTCGGTGAGGACGACGGCACGGTGGGGGTGTCGATGAGCACGGTGGCGCGGAGGTTGTCGATCATCTCGGGGTTCTTCGCCTATCTGCAGGCTCGTGGTGACATCACCGCGAACCCGGTACCGCGCGGTCTGCCCACGCGGAGGGAACGCTCGCGTCCGGGGCAGGGGGTGCCGCTGACCCGGCGCACGCGTCGGTTGCCGCGCATCCTGACTCCCCTCGAGGTTGACCAGCTCACCGCCGCGCTGCGCACGCACCGCGACCGGGCGATGGTCGCGGCGATGGTGTTCGGTGGGCTGCGGCGCTGCGAGGTCCTGGGGCTGCGGCTGGAGGACCTGCGGGTCGCGGAACGGCGGGTGTTCATCGCCGACGGCAAGGGCGGCCACCAGCGGCTGGTGCCGGTCTCATCGCGCTTCTTCGCCACCCTCGCGGCCTACCTGGACACCGAACGCCCAGCCGATGCGGACACCGACCGGGTCTTCGTGGTCCTCAAGGGGCCCACCCGCGGTCGCGCGTTGTCGGTACGCGGGCTGGACGAGGTCCTCGCCGGCGCCAAGCGGCGGGCAGGGTTGGCGCACGCGACCTGCCACGAGCTGCGCCACACCTGCCTGACCCGGCTCCGCGAGGCCGGGATGGCACTGGAGGCGGTCCAGGCCCAGGCCGGACACGCCTCGATCGAGTCCACCCGGATCTACCTGCACCTGGCCGATGACTGGCTCGCGGCGCAGTACCGCAAGGCCGCTGAGGTCCTCGACGCCCAGCTCTACGCCGGGCACCAGGACCCCACCGGTGGGAGCACCCGGTGA